One Danio rerio strain Tuebingen ecotype United States chromosome 9, GRCz12tu, whole genome shotgun sequence genomic region harbors:
- the si:dkey-4e7.3 gene encoding uncharacterized protein isoform X2: MDNKDEEEGSNSLVHQHACICSKGSPDGCSRHGEHEDTIKRYRFQESLTNTCSLRHFSNVTEFSMKKLFVDVDCGVDDAQAIMMALAVPGVQILGISCVHGNTSVENVCKNVLRILKVCKHLEIPVFRGANKPLLGQVVGTGDFHGKDGLGDAPDPEAPGLDLVQKEGAVSAMIRIVNENPGEVSLVATAPLTNVALAVKLDPSLPQKLKGLYIMGGNTDSRGNTTMCGEFNFAADPEAAYIVLNEFTCPVYIAAWEFTCHSKLPWEFCDGWLAQDTDKARFMKQIFQHSMKNSYSERIEKELVAGQGFISCDSYAIAAAIDDTIILESLERAVTVELAGNCCRGMMVVDHLDLLQKTHKAHILKKVDLERFKELLMNALK, translated from the exons ATGGACAACAAGGATGAAGAGGAAGGGAGCAACAGCTTG GTTCACCAACATGCATGTATTTG CTCCAAAGGTTCTCCTGACGGTTGTTCCAGACACGGAGAGCACGAGGACACCATAAAACGTTACCGCTTTCAGGAGTCTCTCACCAACACCTGCAGCCTGCGACACTTTTCTAACGTTACAG AATTCAGCATGAAGAAGCTGTTTGTGGACGTGGACTGTGGTGTGGATGATGCTCAGGCTATCATGATGGCTTTGGCAGTGCCTGGCGTGCAGATCCTGGGCATCAGCTGCGTTCATGGCAACACGTCAGTGGAGAATGTGTGCAAGAACGTCCTGCGCATTCTCAAAGTCTGTAAGCATCTGGAG ATTCCTGTGTTTCGTGGAGCAAATAAACCTCTACTGGGACAGGTAGTCGGCACTGGAGACTTTCATGGTAAAGATGGACTGGGGGACGCACCGGACCCTGAAGCTCCTGGTCTGGATCTTGTCCAGAAGGAAGGCGCAGTGTCTGCAATGATCCGAATAGTCAATGAGAACCCCGGAGAG GTGTCTTTAGTGGCCACGGCACCACTGACCAATGTGGCTCTGGCAGTCAAACTCGACCCCTCATTACCACAAAAACTCAAAGGCCTTTACATTATGGGCGGCAACACTGACT ctcGAGGAAACACCACGATGTGTGGAGAATTCAACTTTGCAGCTGATCCTGAAGCAGCTTATATTGTCCTCAATGAGTTCACCTGCCCGGTTTACATTGCAGCCTGGGAGTTCACCTGCCACAGTAAATTACCCTGG GAGTTCTGTGACGGTTGGCTGGCGCAGGACACGGATAAAGCTCGCTTCATGAAGCAGATCTTCCAGCACAGCATGAAGAACAGCTACAGCGAGAGGATCGAGAAGGAGCTGGTGGCGGGACAGGGCTTCATCTCCTGCGACTCTTACGCCATCGCGGCGGCCATTGATGACACCATTATCCTGGAAAGTCTAGAGAGAGCCGTGACGGTGGAGCTGGCGGGAAACTGCTGCCGCGGCATGATGGTGGTGGATCATCTGGATCTCCTGCAGAAGACTCACAAAGCCCACATCCTCAAGAAGGTAGACTTAGAGAGGTTTAAAGAGCTCCTGATGAACGCTTTAAAATAA
- the si:dkey-4e7.3 gene encoding uncharacterized protein isoform X1, with protein MLSSLRFRYILRKAFLTRKLIHGLARNRSKGSPDGCSRHGEHEDTIKRYRFQESLTNTCSLRHFSNVTEFSMKKLFVDVDCGVDDAQAIMMALAVPGVQILGISCVHGNTSVENVCKNVLRILKVCKHLEIPVFRGANKPLLGQVVGTGDFHGKDGLGDAPDPEAPGLDLVQKEGAVSAMIRIVNENPGEVSLVATAPLTNVALAVKLDPSLPQKLKGLYIMGGNTDSRGNTTMCGEFNFAADPEAAYIVLNEFTCPVYIAAWEFTCHSKLPWEFCDGWLAQDTDKARFMKQIFQHSMKNSYSERIEKELVAGQGFISCDSYAIAAAIDDTIILESLERAVTVELAGNCCRGMMVVDHLDLLQKTHKAHILKKVDLERFKELLMNALK; from the exons ATGTTATCTTCCCTacgatttagatatattttaagaAAAGCGTTTCTTACAAGGAAACTGATTCATGGATTAGCCAGAAACCG CTCCAAAGGTTCTCCTGACGGTTGTTCCAGACACGGAGAGCACGAGGACACCATAAAACGTTACCGCTTTCAGGAGTCTCTCACCAACACCTGCAGCCTGCGACACTTTTCTAACGTTACAG AATTCAGCATGAAGAAGCTGTTTGTGGACGTGGACTGTGGTGTGGATGATGCTCAGGCTATCATGATGGCTTTGGCAGTGCCTGGCGTGCAGATCCTGGGCATCAGCTGCGTTCATGGCAACACGTCAGTGGAGAATGTGTGCAAGAACGTCCTGCGCATTCTCAAAGTCTGTAAGCATCTGGAG ATTCCTGTGTTTCGTGGAGCAAATAAACCTCTACTGGGACAGGTAGTCGGCACTGGAGACTTTCATGGTAAAGATGGACTGGGGGACGCACCGGACCCTGAAGCTCCTGGTCTGGATCTTGTCCAGAAGGAAGGCGCAGTGTCTGCAATGATCCGAATAGTCAATGAGAACCCCGGAGAG GTGTCTTTAGTGGCCACGGCACCACTGACCAATGTGGCTCTGGCAGTCAAACTCGACCCCTCATTACCACAAAAACTCAAAGGCCTTTACATTATGGGCGGCAACACTGACT ctcGAGGAAACACCACGATGTGTGGAGAATTCAACTTTGCAGCTGATCCTGAAGCAGCTTATATTGTCCTCAATGAGTTCACCTGCCCGGTTTACATTGCAGCCTGGGAGTTCACCTGCCACAGTAAATTACCCTGG GAGTTCTGTGACGGTTGGCTGGCGCAGGACACGGATAAAGCTCGCTTCATGAAGCAGATCTTCCAGCACAGCATGAAGAACAGCTACAGCGAGAGGATCGAGAAGGAGCTGGTGGCGGGACAGGGCTTCATCTCCTGCGACTCTTACGCCATCGCGGCGGCCATTGATGACACCATTATCCTGGAAAGTCTAGAGAGAGCCGTGACGGTGGAGCTGGCGGGAAACTGCTGCCGCGGCATGATGGTGGTGGATCATCTGGATCTCCTGCAGAAGACTCACAAAGCCCACATCCTCAAGAAGGTAGACTTAGAGAGGTTTAAAGAGCTCCTGATGAACGCTTTAAAATAA
- the si:dkey-4e7.3 gene encoding uncharacterized protein LOC402865 has product MKKLFVDVDCGVDDAQAIMMALAVPGVQILGISCVHGNTSVENVCKNVLRILKVCKHLEIPVFRGANKPLLGQVVGTGDFHGKDGLGDAPDPEAPGLDLVQKEGAVSAMIRIVNENPGEVSLVATAPLTNVALAVKLDPSLPQKLKGLYIMGGNTDSRGNTTMCGEFNFAADPEAAYIVLNEFTCPVYIAAWEFTCHSKLPWEFCDGWLAQDTDKARFMKQIFQHSMKNSYSERIEKELVAGQGFISCDSYAIAAAIDDTIILESLERAVTVELAGNCCRGMMVVDHLDLLQKTHKAHILKKVDLERFKELLMNALK; this is encoded by the exons ATGAAGAAGCTGTTTGTGGACGTGGACTGTGGTGTGGATGATGCTCAGGCTATCATGATGGCTTTGGCAGTGCCTGGCGTGCAGATCCTGGGCATCAGCTGCGTTCATGGCAACACGTCAGTGGAGAATGTGTGCAAGAACGTCCTGCGCATTCTCAAAGTCTGTAAGCATCTGGAG ATTCCTGTGTTTCGTGGAGCAAATAAACCTCTACTGGGACAGGTAGTCGGCACTGGAGACTTTCATGGTAAAGATGGACTGGGGGACGCACCGGACCCTGAAGCTCCTGGTCTGGATCTTGTCCAGAAGGAAGGCGCAGTGTCTGCAATGATCCGAATAGTCAATGAGAACCCCGGAGAG GTGTCTTTAGTGGCCACGGCACCACTGACCAATGTGGCTCTGGCAGTCAAACTCGACCCCTCATTACCACAAAAACTCAAAGGCCTTTACATTATGGGCGGCAACACTGACT ctcGAGGAAACACCACGATGTGTGGAGAATTCAACTTTGCAGCTGATCCTGAAGCAGCTTATATTGTCCTCAATGAGTTCACCTGCCCGGTTTACATTGCAGCCTGGGAGTTCACCTGCCACAGTAAATTACCCTGG GAGTTCTGTGACGGTTGGCTGGCGCAGGACACGGATAAAGCTCGCTTCATGAAGCAGATCTTCCAGCACAGCATGAAGAACAGCTACAGCGAGAGGATCGAGAAGGAGCTGGTGGCGGGACAGGGCTTCATCTCCTGCGACTCTTACGCCATCGCGGCGGCCATTGATGACACCATTATCCTGGAAAGTCTAGAGAGAGCCGTGACGGTGGAGCTGGCGGGAAACTGCTGCCGCGGCATGATGGTGGTGGATCATCTGGATCTCCTGCAGAAGACTCACAAAGCCCACATCCTCAAGAAGGTAGACTTAGAGAGGTTTAAAGAGCTCCTGATGAACGCTTTAAAATAA
- the coa5 gene encoding cytochrome c oxidase assembly factor 5 translates to MPKYYEDKEDDGRACSGLREDFKACLLQHDCVVKEGKKPSECLKEGHCRSIQVAFFECKRSMLDTRSRFRGRKGE, encoded by the exons ATGCCCAAATATTATGAAGATAAAGAGGATGACGGCCGCGCCTGCTCTGGATTAAGAGAAGATTTTAAAGCCTGTCTCCTTCAGCATGACTGTGTAGTGAAG GAAGGCAAGAAGCCCAGCGAGTGTCTGAAGGAAGGACATTGCAGAAGCATACAGGTGGCTTTCTTTGAGTGCAAGAGATCCATG CTGGACACCCGATCTCGATTCAGAGGCAGAAAAGGAGAATGA